The segment AGCAGTGGGCGCACTACGCCAAGACCGTCGGTCGGTGATCACAGGCCGAACGGCCGAGCAGGCGTGAGGGGGCGGCGGGGGGTGGTGGTCAGGGGCCGGGAGGCTCGGGGTGGGGCGTCGGCAGCAGTCGGGACGCGGGGACCGACCGGCCTGTGCCTCCGGGCTCGTGGCACACCCGGGCGTAGCCGTACGCGCGGCTCAGCGGAGTTCTGAACTGATCTGCCGGTGCTGAGCGGTTCGAGCGTCGGCCGACGGCAGCGTGCTCTTCTCCCGTCGCCCGTCCGGCAACGTGCCGGTCTTCGGTGCCGCACCCGCACCCCGCCACAACGCGGACCTCGGCGTGCGCCAGCCCAGCCGCACGGCCGACAGCCGAAGCGCGAAGGCGAGCAGCCCGGCCGCCACCGCGGTGGCCACCCTGAGGGTGGAAGTGGCGTGCAGCAGGATCACCAGTCCGGATCCGAGCAACGCGGGCACGACGTACAGATCGCGGTCCCAGGCGAGCGACGACGGTATCTCACGCGCCAGTACCGAGCAGGCGACCCCGCCGCCCACGGCCGTGGTCACCCCGATGGCGACGGAGGCCGGGGAGTTCAGGCCGTGATCCAGGGCTTTGACGGTGCCGGTCACGCAGAAGATGCCCAACGCGCCCGCATCGGCCACGTGCCACCCCAGTTTCCAGGACTGGGCCCGCGAACTGAAGAACACCAACAAGGTCGCCAGGAAAGGGGCGGTCGCGCAGCCCAGGTCGGTGAACGCGACAGGTTCGACACGCAGCACCAGGTCCCG is part of the Streptomyces asoensis genome and harbors:
- a CDS encoding trimeric intracellular cation channel family protein, encoding MHELAGAIQYPLDLAGIFAFAVHGALIATRKDFDFFGTLLLAESAGVGGGLFRDLVLRVEPVAFTDLGCATAPFLATLLVFFSSRAQSWKLGWHVADAGALGIFCVTGTVKALDHGLNSPASVAIGVTTAVGGGVACSVLAREIPSSLAWDRDLYVVPALLGSGLVILLHATSTLRVATAVAAGLLAFALRLSAVRLGWRTPRSALWRGAGAAPKTGTLPDGRREKSTLPSADARTAQHRQISSELR